tagcaaaagccacacaggctttcggagctctaagccccttcttcaggtgagtgggaattctgttcacaaacagagcttataaagacacagactcaatttacatgaataatggttggaatgcgaatacttacaactaatcaagtctttaagaaacgaaacaatgtgagtggagagagcatcaagacaggctaaaaagatgtgtattgtctccagacaagacagccagtgaaactctgcaggtccacgcaactgtgggagttaatacacatctttttagcctgtcttgatgctctctccactcacattgtttcgtttcttaaagacttgattagttgtaagtattcgcattccaaccattattcatgtaaattgagtctgtgtctttataagctctgtttgtgaacagaattcccactcacctgaagaaggggcttagagctccgaaagcttgtgtggcttttgctaccaaataaacctgttggactttaacctggtgttgttaaacttcttactgtgtttaccccagtccaacgccggcatctccacatcatgttaaatATTATGCATTGTGGATAACAACCATTCGGCAGAGCAGGGGAAGGAGCTTGAAAAGGGATGGAAAATGAGATAAGTGTATTCAAAACGACATCCGGAAAGGTTAGCAAACCGTATTAACCTCCAAAATGATGTAAAATGAAAAATTGCTGGTTCTCTCCCATCGCTGCATCAGAAACTAGCATTGCTGAAAAACGAGTTTTTGTGGAAGCTTTtggtcttgcacttatcaggacaattCGCAAGAAAATACCAATTTATCCTACACGAGAGGAATTACTGATTGGTTGtcaaatggactctgattggtagaggcgccCATGAATAATGCACCAGTTGATACAGCATCCATGTTCTTTTCCCTGACATTGGCATTCTTGCGAATTGTCCAGATGAGTGCAAGACCAAAAGCTTCCATGAATAATgtttctttttcagcaatactcaagttctgtgctgCCAACCGCCAGGAATTGGTACTTAGCTGGCGGATTTCTTGCTCATTTTGTAAATAGAAATCACCCCGTCGGTATAAACTTGGTCGCTGTCGAATTTCTTTGGTACAACCTCATTGTGGAAATCCCGGGCCCCCATTCTGGCGAGCATATTAGTACAGAAGAAAATAGtggtgtttttgttggagcaatgCAGAAGTGTCTCTACAATATTTGAAAATTGCGATGGGCTGTAAACAATATCGGATCCCAGAATGAAATCAAAGTCGGATGGATATTCATGGTGATCAGTGCCCCAATAAAGGGCACGCACTTTTGAACGGTGCTTGGAGCTGACTGGAATGTTAGCAGCAACGTTGTATTCTATCTGCCTCAGAGTTTCTGATACGTCCGTAATGGTGACATGTCCACCTGGGCAAAAAGAATGAAGTAACTTCAGTTACCTAATGATTCTACCAAGCACGAGTTGC
This Mustelus asterias chromosome 18, sMusAst1.hap1.1, whole genome shotgun sequence DNA region includes the following protein-coding sequences:
- the LOC144507007 gene encoding EEF1A lysine methyltransferase 3-like — protein: MKAAWESQQSNIRWYLTAIDPAVVLCQYFQDQKFDFTGKKVLELGSGTGLVGILAVLLGGHVTITDVSETLRQIEYNVAANIPVSSKHRSKVRALYWGTDHHEYPSDFDFILGSDIVYSPSQFSNIVETLLHCSNKNTTIFFCTNMLARMGARDFHNEVVPKKFDSDQVYTDGVISIYKMSKKSAS